A region from the Mya arenaria isolate MELC-2E11 chromosome 2, ASM2691426v1 genome encodes:
- the LOC128204312 gene encoding rho GTPase-activating protein 24-like isoform X6 → MSMKGVGGALFKSGWLRKQGGMVKTWHRRWFVLNGDYLFYFQKEDDVRPLGMIYLPGNKIIQHPANPEEPDKFLLELIPAEKELTIHRCSQEVYAIHRSKSLSYKSKTMPAMKMAPNHETFLLSAATDEERQDWIRAIRKVMFANKGGAIFGNSLAETMEFERTRSDRKVPYIVESCIEFLTKYGLEIEGIFRLPGRMLLVRDLKDRFDEGETFDLEEEDADIHSVASLIKQYFRELPECLIPYNKYQEFMNIAMRYQGNKAKNTRNEEVELLRTLMTDIPRDNYNCLKYLCAFLHRVADNTSINKMTVQNLARVFGPNIIRHPQMDDNPEVFMLTTADISEQLAYMMINYDDKIFSVEFDDGRKSVNVAVDDLLRLDENEEVEKLKLVQPMSAMDDLSSIIIDQKGDRQGRSFCTDTNLLQQFQSTNLENQSESQQEGVLDPSRQSEDFVKVPRPAPRSVYVDERKPIPPLRKKYMRNHSSVGHTTSNDSISSELSNSSNSLDGSTNDVCHRNSMRSSSRNSDSEPNTLVLELQQKLDTLTAENNTLKAKYDNLNASKAKSDARVKNLSDEMRKIQNRYDEHITNLENRHKAQVNELCVKLDEEKSSRAEAVQKVLELQKTIQTYQMQYGDIKDKLPPLYPEKS, encoded by the exons ATGTCAATGAAAGGAGTGGGAGGCGCGTTGTTCAAATCAGGATGGCTCCGGAAACAGGGTGGCATGGTCAAGACTTGGCATCGTCGCTGGTTCGTTCTCAATGGGGACTACCTGTTCTACTTCCAAAAGGAAGATGATGTGCGACCCCTAGGAATGATATATCTCCCTGGAAACAAGATTATTCAGCATCCCGCCAATCCAGAGGAACCTGACAAGTTCTTGTTGGAGCTAATTCCAG CGGAAAAAGAGTTAACCATTCATAGGTGTTCTCAAG AAGTTTATGCCATCCATCGCAGTAAATCACTCAGCTATAAAA GTAAGACGATGCCAGCTATGAAAATGGCACCCAACCATGAGACCTTTCTGTTGTCAGCAGCAACGGATGAGGAACGGCAAGACTGGATCAGGGCCATTCGTAAAGTCATGTTTGCAAACAAAGGGGGAg CAATATTTGGGAACAGTTTGGCAGAGACAATGGAGTTTGAGCGAACAAGAAGTGATCGTAAGGTGCCATACATCGTAGAATCATGTATAGAGTTCCTTACTAAATATGGTCTGGAGATAGAAGGCATCTTCAG acTCCCAGGAAGAATGCTACTGGTCAGAGACCTGAAAGACCGATTTGACGAGGGTGAAACTTTCGACCTTGAAGAGGAAGATGCTGATATCCATTCTGTAGCCTCATTGATAAAACAGTACTTCAGAGAGCTTCCAGAGTGCCTTATTCCATACAACAAATACCAGGAGTTTATGAACATTGCAATGCGTTACCAGGGTAACAAGGCTAAGAATACGCGAAACGAGGAAGTTGAGTTACTGCGTACACTAATGACTGACATTCCGCGTGATAATTACAATTGCTTGAAATATTTGTGCGCATTTTTGCACAGAGTAGCTGATAATACATCTATTAATAAAATGACTGTGCAAAATCTTGCTAGAGTGTTTGGGCCAAATATCATTCGTCATCCGCAAATGGATGATAACCCAGAAGTGTTCATGTTGACTACGGCCGATATATCGGAACAACTTGCCTACATGATGATTAACTATGAcgacaaaatattttcagtaGAGTTCGATGATGGGAGGAAATCAGTGAATGTAGCTGTAGACGATTTGCTTAGATTAGATGAAAACGAGGAAGTAGAAAAACTCAAGCTCGTTCAGCCCATGTCAGCAATGGACGATTTGTCGTCCATTATCATTGACCAGAAAGGTGATCGACAAGGGAGATCATTCTGCACCGATACTAACCTGCTTCAGCAGTTTCAAAGCACCAATTTAGAGAACCAAAGTGAAAGCCAACAAGAGGGTGTGTTAGACCCTTCAAGACAAAGCGAAGACTTTGTAAAGGTCCCGAGACCAGCTCCTAGGTCAGTTTATGTTGATGAACGTAAGCCTATACCTCCACTGCGAAAAAAGTACATGAGAAATCACTCCAGTGTAGGCCATACTACAAGTAACGACTCGATAAGCTCTGAATTGAGTAACTCTTCGAATTCCTTAGATGGCTCTACCAATGATGTTTGCCATAGAAACTCCATGCGAAGTTCATCAAGAAATTCTGACAGTGAACCAAATACATTAGTGCTTGAACTTCAGCAAAAACTTGACACTCTCACTGCTGAGAATAACACATTGAAAGCAAAGTATGACAATCTAAATGCCTCAAAGGCAAAATCTGATGCAAGGGTGAAAAATCTTAGTGACGAAATGAGAAAAATTCAAAACAGATATGACGAACATATTACAAATTTAGAAAACAGGCATAAAGCTCAAGTAAATGAACTATGTGTTAAGCTAGATGAGGAGAAATCTAGCAGAGCAGAAGCTGTGCAGAAGGTTTTAGAGCTCCAGAAAACAATTCAGACTTACCAGATGCAGTATGGGGACATTAAAGACAAGTTACCTCCCTTGTACCCAGAAAAGAGTTAG